Within Desulfobacter sp., the genomic segment ACCTCACCGCGGAGAAGAGGATAGATGGCGATATCTTCATAGAGGTCATCATGGGTCGATGACCGCCGGCATTGGTGTTCCGTTTTTATTTCCCCGCTGTGTATGCTTTCCGTAATCTCTCCCATAAGTGGTTCCAGGCTGGGCATTACATCGGAAAGATTCTGGGTGCAGGCGGCATCCGAGGTGATACCTGTGGCCCTTTCCGCGGTTTTGTTCCAATGGGTGACCTTGAGGTCCACATCCACCCCGACCAGGACAGAGGGCATGGAATCAATGATATTGATGATATAACTCTGGGCCTTTTGAAGTTCTCTGATTTTTTTCTGAAGCTCGGGGTAATAGCTTTTCCGGGCCGAAAACTTGCCCAGGCCGATGATACTATGGAGTTGCTCCTGTTCGTCCGGGGATTTTCCGGCCTTTTCGTTCAATATCCCATTGGGATGGGGTCTTTTAGATTTCATGACCGTTCACCCCTTTACATGGCATCTTCATAGACAACCTCAATATCACGCCTGCCGGCTTTGTACGGGTTGGTCAGCATACAGGCGTCCTTGAGGGCTTTCCGGGCAAGCTCGCCGGTATCGGCGCTTTTAACTCCCCTTTTGGCAAGCTGGTTCGTAATACCGACCTCATTTTTAAGCCTTTGAATACGGCTGACCAGCCTCTCCTTGACCATTCTGCCGGTTGTGCCCCGGGTATCAATACCCATGGCCTGGGCAACGGCCTTGAATTTTTCCTGTGCCGAATCATAATTCAAATTAATGACATGGTCCAGAAGCATGGCATTGCATTCGCCGTGGGGCAGGTCAAGAAATCCGCCAAGGCTGTGGGCCATGGCATGGACCGCGCCGAGGCTTGCATTTGAAAATGCAAGGCCCGCCTTCATACTGGCCAGCATGATGTTCTCCCTGAGGGCCGGGTTCCCCTGTTCCTTTAGCAGGGCGGGCAGATCACGGGATACTATTTTTATGGCTTCCAGGGCATGGCTGTCCGTCAACGGGCCGCTGCCCGTGGATACGAAGGCCTCAACGGCATGGACAAGGGCGTCCATGCCGGTGCATGCCGTAAGGTAGGCATCCATGGTCGTGGTGGTTTCAGGGTCAATCAGGGCGATATCAGGAACAATGGCCTTGCTGACGATGGCGATTTTAACCCGTTCATCCCTATTGGTAATAATACAGAATTGGGAAAGGTCCGCGGAAGTCCCGGCGGTTGTGGGGATGAATATCATGGGCGGTACGGGGACGATGATTTTATCCACGCCTTCGAATTCAAGAATATGCATATGGTTCGAGCATACCATGCCGATGCCCTTTGCACAGTCCATGGGGCTGCCGCCGCCAATGGAAATAATCACGTCGCAGGCCTCCCGGGTGTAGATCTCAGCCCCCGCCATCACTTCGTCAGCCCGGGGATTGGGGGAGACATCGGAAAATACGTGATAAGGAATACCGGCCTGATCCAGGCTCAGTGTCACATCCGCCAGCCATCCGGCGTCGATGATGCCTTTATCCGTAACAATCAGCACCTTTGACGCCATGAACTGCTGGGCATACCTTCCGGCGAGGGTCCGGGCCCGGGCACCGAAAATCAATTCAGGCGAAACGAATCTTCTCACATTCATGATATCCGACATGATCACCTCTCCTTGACCTTTCTGCTGTTGATAAAAAAGGCAGGTATATTGAGAGTCGGCAGATGCG encodes:
- a CDS encoding iron-containing alcohol dehydrogenase is translated as MMSDIMNVRRFVSPELIFGARARTLAGRYAQQFMASKVLIVTDKGIIDAGWLADVTLSLDQAGIPYHVFSDVSPNPRADEVMAGAEIYTREACDVIISIGGGSPMDCAKGIGMVCSNHMHILEFEGVDKIIVPVPPMIFIPTTAGTSADLSQFCIITNRDERVKIAIVSKAIVPDIALIDPETTTTMDAYLTACTGMDALVHAVEAFVSTGSGPLTDSHALEAIKIVSRDLPALLKEQGNPALRENIMLASMKAGLAFSNASLGAVHAMAHSLGGFLDLPHGECNAMLLDHVINLNYDSAQEKFKAVAQAMGIDTRGTTGRMVKERLVSRIQRLKNEVGITNQLAKRGVKSADTGELARKALKDACMLTNPYKAGRRDIEVVYEDAM